In Nicotiana tabacum cultivar K326 chromosome 2, ASM71507v2, whole genome shotgun sequence, the following proteins share a genomic window:
- the LOC142166950 gene encoding uncharacterized protein LOC142166950, producing the protein MDMNYVRRKSKRKTSSVTYSYHLRVEVFYAIINLQLSKLNNHFNEVNTDLLLGMASLSPGNSFTNYDKDKIMKLATHYPNEFTDSMLEDLSFELDIYIDYVRGAGNEFSNLKRLGDI; encoded by the coding sequence ATGGATATGAATTATGTCCGTAGAAAGTCAAAGCGTAAGACATCAAGTGTTACATATTCTTATCATTTGCGTGTAGAGGTTTTCTATGCTATTATTAATTTGCAACTTTCGAAGCTTAACAATCATTTCAATGAAGTGAATACTGATCTACTTCTTGGTATGGCTAGTTTGAGTCCAGGTAATTCTTTTACAAATTATGATAAAGACAAGATTATGAAACTTGCTACACACTATCCGAATGAGTTCACTGATTCTATGCTTGAGGATCTTAGTTTTGAGCTTGACATCTATATTGATTATGTGCGAGGAGCGGGCAATGAATTCTCTAACTTGAAAAGACTTGGAGATATTTAA
- the LOC107809877 gene encoding mavicyanin-like, which produces MALFRKAMMFLLVVIMTIAGSTMAEVYEVGDFAGWDFNVDYNQWVSSKKFKLGDSLVFNYNPRLHNVMQVDSNDYNACTDNHPIVIYNTGGDTLTLETPGDYFFLCGFPGHCASGLKFHIKISTPHNSTPPATSNFTPPAATNGDPWLPGFPAFKPKSSAYSSKWSPMSMLMPLLLCFYAWRRSSSS; this is translated from the exons ATGGCTTTATTCAGAAAGGCAATGATGTTTTTGTTAGTGGTTATAATGACTATCGCAGGATCAACTATGGCTGAGGTGTATGAAGTTGGTGATTTTGCAGGATGGGATTTCAACGTTGATTACAATCAATGGGTTTCTTCCAAAAAATTTAAACTTGGTGATTCTCTTG TTTTCAATTACAACCCACGGTTACATAATGTGATGCAAGTGGACAGCAACGACTACAACGCATGCACCGATAACCATCCAATAGTAATATACAACACCGGCGGCGACACACTTACCCTGGAAACACCCGGCGATTACTTCTTTTTGTGTGGGTTTCCAGGTCATTGTGCTTCTGGACTCAAATTTCACATCAAAATCTCAACTCCGCACAATTCTACTCCTCCGGCGACGTCTAACTTTACTCCTCCTGCTGCAACTAATGGCGATCCTTGGCTTCCTGGTTTTCCGGCTTTCAAGCCTAAAAGCAGTGCTTATTCATCCAAATGGTCACCCATGAGCATGTTAATGCCATTGCTTCTCTGTTTCTACGCATGGCGCAGATCTAGCTCGTCTTAA